The proteins below are encoded in one region of Nitrosomonas ureae:
- the ccmA gene encoding cytochrome c biogenesis heme-transporting ATPase CcmA — translation MLQGVNLACVRGDRELFKDINFSLDAGSLLQVRGPNGSGKTSLLRMLCGLSYPAAGEILWNGTSIRSLDGDYFADVTYIGHLSGTKDDLTVLENLRISSALAGFEISANQASEALKHMGLKGREALPVKVLSQGQRRRVALARLLVCNTTLWILDEPLVALDVMAVKLIQGLLEQHLQRGGVIVMTTHQEIEVTAASIMQLHLA, via the coding sequence ATGTTGCAAGGTGTTAATCTTGCTTGTGTTCGTGGTGATCGCGAGCTTTTCAAGGATATCAACTTTTCTCTTGATGCAGGTAGCTTGCTGCAAGTGCGTGGCCCCAATGGCAGTGGCAAGACCAGCTTATTGCGCATGTTATGCGGCTTATCATATCCCGCTGCGGGTGAAATTCTCTGGAACGGAACTTCGATCCGATCGCTAGATGGAGATTATTTTGCAGATGTGACTTATATTGGCCATTTGAGTGGTACCAAAGATGATTTGACGGTTCTCGAGAATTTACGTATCTCAAGTGCGCTGGCCGGTTTTGAAATCAGCGCTAACCAGGCTAGTGAAGCGCTGAAACATATGGGACTGAAGGGCAGAGAAGCATTGCCCGTCAAAGTCTTATCGCAGGGGCAGCGGCGTCGCGTTGCTTTGGCGAGGTTACTGGTCTGCAATACTACTTTATGGATACTCGATGAGCCATTAGTTGCGCTGGATGTCATGGCCGTTAAATTGATTCAAGGATTGCTGGAGCAACATTTGCAGCGAGGTGGTGTGATTGTGATGACAACGCATCAGGAAATTGAGGTGACCGCAGCATCAATTATGCAATTGCATCTGGCTTAA
- a CDS encoding peroxiredoxin, producing the protein MLEINHAVENFKLPSTGNKEFSLSDCIGRNVIIYFYPKDDTPGCTTEGQDFRDNWHLFTEMNCIIVGVSRDSIKSHESFKVKMQFPFELLSDEDEEVCNLFSVMKMKNMYGKQVRGIERSTFVVDTQGILIKEWRGVKVPGHVQEVLDFINTFNSNSYQY; encoded by the coding sequence ATGCTGGAAATTAATCATGCAGTAGAAAATTTCAAGTTACCTTCAACCGGTAATAAGGAATTCTCATTGTCTGATTGCATTGGCAGAAATGTGATTATCTATTTCTATCCCAAAGATGATACGCCCGGATGCACAACAGAGGGCCAAGATTTTCGTGATAATTGGCATTTGTTTACCGAGATGAATTGTATTATTGTTGGCGTGTCTCGCGATAGCATCAAATCACATGAAAGCTTTAAAGTTAAAATGCAGTTTCCGTTTGAATTGCTGAGCGATGAAGATGAGGAAGTATGTAATTTGTTCAGTGTAATGAAAATGAAGAATATGTATGGCAAACAAGTTCGCGGTATTGAAAGAAGTACTTTTGTAGTTGATACACAAGGAATTCTGATAAAAGAATGGCGTGGAGTTAAAGTACCTGGACACGTGCAAGAGGTTCTGGATTTTATTAATACATTCAACAGTAATTCATATCAATATTAA
- the ccmD gene encoding heme exporter protein CcmD: MGGYGLYVWGSYIVTFMCIAGEILLISNRRRTLEKQYSHIEDLDNNETNNETTS; encoded by the coding sequence ATGGGAGGATATGGGCTCTATGTTTGGGGATCATACATTGTAACTTTTATGTGTATAGCTGGTGAAATTCTGTTAATTTCAAATCGTCGACGAACTTTAGAAAAACAATATAGTCACATCGAAGACTTAGATAATAATGAGACAAATAATGAAACCACGTCATAA
- the ccmB gene encoding heme exporter protein CcmB, whose protein sequence is MFMWIIKRDLLLAMRRQSDVLTTLFFFIIVVSLFPLSVGPEMNMLRTMAPGVVWVAALLASMLSLGRMFANDYVDGTLEQMLLSPQSLSLLVLGKAFAHWLVTGVPLVLMAPVLGIQYDLPADALFVLTAALLLGTPVLSLIGAIGAALTLGLRGGGVLVSLLVLPLYIPVLIFGAGAVEANMAGMDFDAHLSLIGAFLLVSIVLAPWAAAASLRVSLE, encoded by the coding sequence ATGTTTATGTGGATAATTAAACGCGATTTATTATTGGCAATGAGGCGCCAATCCGATGTATTGACTACGTTATTTTTTTTCATCATCGTGGTGAGCTTGTTTCCTCTGAGCGTTGGGCCTGAAATGAATATGCTACGCACGATGGCACCCGGTGTGGTTTGGGTGGCAGCCTTATTGGCTTCAATGTTATCTCTGGGAAGAATGTTTGCAAATGATTATGTTGATGGCACATTGGAGCAGATGTTGTTATCGCCGCAATCACTATCACTGTTAGTGCTTGGTAAGGCGTTTGCGCATTGGTTGGTAACCGGAGTGCCACTTGTTTTAATGGCACCCGTATTGGGGATTCAGTACGATTTGCCAGCCGATGCGCTATTTGTTCTAACGGCTGCTTTATTACTGGGGACGCCGGTTTTAAGTTTGATCGGAGCAATTGGGGCAGCATTGACTCTGGGATTGCGAGGAGGGGGAGTATTGGTGTCGTTATTAGTGTTACCTCTTTATATTCCTGTATTGATTTTCGGAGCCGGCGCGGTTGAAGCCAATATGGCAGGGATGGATTTTGACGCGCATTTATCATTAATTGGTGCATTTTTATTGGTTTCGATTGTATTAGCACCTTGGGCTGCAGCTGCATCCCTGCGAGTTTCTTTAGAATAA
- a CDS encoding heme ABC transporter permease produces MAINWFKYSSPASFYSLAGKMIPVFVLVSVVLLVAGLYVGFFVAPTDFQQGEAYRIIFIHVPAAWMSMFLYVVMAFWAGIGLAFNTRLSSMLATAIAPTGAMFTFIALWTGALWGKPMWGTWWVWDARLTSELILFFLYIGFMSLQAAIDDPRRADKAGAIIALVGVINIPIIYFSVQWWNTLHQGASVSINQAPAMATTMLTGMLIMVLASWMYSIAVILKRTRIIILERESHTAWVAELQKKGAIL; encoded by the coding sequence ATGGCAATTAATTGGTTTAAGTACTCTTCTCCTGCCAGTTTTTATTCATTGGCGGGAAAAATGATTCCAGTATTTGTTCTTGTTTCTGTGGTGTTGCTGGTGGCAGGGCTTTATGTCGGTTTTTTTGTTGCACCAACCGATTTTCAACAAGGCGAGGCTTATCGGATTATTTTCATACACGTACCTGCAGCTTGGATGTCAATGTTCCTATATGTTGTGATGGCATTCTGGGCAGGTATCGGATTGGCTTTTAATACACGATTGTCCTCTATGCTTGCAACTGCAATTGCTCCAACCGGTGCCATGTTCACTTTTATCGCGTTATGGACTGGTGCGTTATGGGGGAAACCTATGTGGGGAACCTGGTGGGTATGGGATGCACGATTAACTTCTGAATTAATCTTGTTTTTTCTCTATATTGGGTTCATGTCGTTACAGGCAGCAATTGATGATCCACGACGTGCTGATAAAGCTGGCGCCATCATTGCTTTGGTTGGCGTCATCAATATACCGATTATTTATTTTTCAGTACAGTGGTGGAATACTCTGCACCAAGGCGCATCGGTAAGCATCAATCAAGCGCCTGCGATGGCGACGACCATGTTGACAGGTATGCTGATTATGGTACTCGCTAGTTGGATGTATTCCATTGCAGTAATATTAAAGCGGACACGCATTATTATTCTTGAGCGAGAAAGTCATACGGCCTGGGTGGCAGAGCTACAAAAGAAAGGAGCTATATTGTGA
- the ccmI gene encoding c-type cytochrome biogenesis protein CcmI — protein sequence MTAFWVISGIFIVTVLLFIIPTLLRNKDTQLKNLEHDAINITVYRDQLVELDKDLENDILSQEQYSKSKQELQQRMLQDVTEHEEVVLQKNKKIHNIALSVMIALIFPLGAVFLYLNIGDTRGLLPQEQLASATQINRGSSGDDLGGHDFSAALEALIARLSNNPEDIEGWIMLGRTYTAMERYTEASNTYAKLVELIPNNPQILSDYARVLGLKNQGTLAGKPTELLYEALRIDPEYPPALALAGHAEFEQEKYNEASAHWEKLLATIPSDSPLAKSVKDSIAEAKLLASSDKGNASDQHIAVNEAEVEKDIQPVNNTSATDPAETITLSVSGQVNIQPELVSKLTPSDTLFIYARASAGPKMPLAILRLKASDLPATFTLTDDMAMMPTMKMSSFPEIVIEARISKSGQAVPSSGDLQGFSKPVKLGSDNIAIMIDKQIP from the coding sequence ATGACGGCTTTTTGGGTTATTTCCGGAATTTTTATTGTTACAGTACTATTATTTATTATTCCAACCTTATTACGGAATAAAGACACTCAGCTTAAAAACCTGGAACATGATGCGATTAACATTACAGTTTATCGTGATCAGCTTGTTGAGCTTGATAAAGACTTGGAAAACGACATTCTAAGTCAAGAACAATATAGTAAGAGCAAGCAGGAACTCCAGCAACGTATGTTGCAGGACGTTACTGAACATGAAGAAGTTGTTCTTCAAAAAAACAAGAAAATTCATAATATTGCACTCTCAGTAATGATTGCGCTGATATTCCCGCTAGGGGCGGTATTTTTGTATTTAAACATTGGTGATACGCGCGGATTATTACCGCAAGAGCAACTTGCCAGTGCAACACAAATAAACCGAGGTAGCAGTGGCGATGATCTCGGAGGTCATGATTTCTCAGCTGCATTGGAAGCCTTGATAGCTAGGCTGAGTAATAATCCAGAGGATATTGAGGGCTGGATAATGTTAGGTCGTACCTACACAGCAATGGAGCGCTATACGGAAGCAAGCAATACATACGCAAAACTGGTGGAATTGATACCTAATAACCCTCAAATTTTGAGCGATTATGCCCGTGTATTGGGATTGAAAAATCAAGGAACCTTGGCTGGAAAACCAACTGAGCTGCTTTATGAAGCACTTAGGATTGATCCGGAATATCCACCGGCGCTAGCACTTGCAGGCCATGCAGAATTTGAGCAGGAAAAATATAATGAAGCTTCTGCGCATTGGGAGAAATTACTGGCGACCATACCTTCCGATTCCCCTTTGGCGAAGTCTGTTAAGGATAGTATTGCCGAAGCCAAGTTATTGGCATCAAGCGATAAAGGGAATGCTTCGGACCAGCATATTGCGGTGAATGAAGCAGAAGTGGAAAAAGATATCCAGCCTGTCAATAATACTTCAGCAACTGATCCCGCAGAGACAATCACACTTTCAGTATCTGGACAGGTAAATATTCAGCCTGAATTGGTTTCGAAACTAACACCTAGCGATACTTTGTTTATTTATGCACGAGCAAGCGCCGGACCTAAGATGCCCTTAGCAATTTTGCGCTTGAAAGCCAGTGATCTTCCAGCAACTTTTACACTGACAGACGATATGGCGATGATGCCTACAATGAAAATGTCCAGTTTCCCAGAAATTGTTATTGAAGCAAGAATTTCTAAATCTGGTCAGGCTGTTCCTTCGAGTGGCGATTTGCAAGGGTTTAGCAAACCAGTTAAGCTTGGTAGCGATAACATTGCAATAATGATCGATAAGCAAATACCATAA
- a CDS encoding heme lyase CcmF/NrfE family subunit, with protein MIPEIGNFSLILALLLATLQGTLPIIGAARGIPSWIALARPVVQGQFVFVLIAFFCLAYSFVSSDFSVLNVANNSNTELPFHFRLAATWGSHEGSLLLWVLMLASWSVAVSVFSKQLPDDVVARVIGVLGLVSIGFLVFMLFTSNPFDRLLPAAMEGSDLNPLLQDFGMVVHPPMLYMGYVGFSVAFAFAIAALLSGKLDATWARWSRPWTIIAWVFLTIGIMLGSWWAYYELGWGGWWFWDPVENASFMPWLVGTALVHSLAVTEKRGSFKSWTVLLAISTFALSLLGTFLVRSGVLTSVHAFATDPARGVFILAFLVIVISCALLLFAWRAPKVGLGGRFDLLSRESMLLANNILLLVAAASVLLGTLYPLIIDALGLGKLSVGPPFFEAVFVPIMTPAIFLIGIGPISRWKQMSLPALAVRLRWAFGISVVSALMTPFFMGEWKPMVSFGLLLAFWIIVCAFVNLKHRLNNSGKGSLFAKLSRQSRSYYGMHCAHIGVAVFIIGVTLVNSYETEKDVRMEIGSKVTVGGYIFQFNGTSDVVGPNYKAVKGDISVFKDDRFIRTLYPEKRTYNASGMAMTEAAIDTGFFRDLYVALGEPLSNGAWVVRAYHKPFVDWIWFGCILMAMGGITSITDRRYRLKVTKKKSATPSDIEMEKQTEGTSVAVAPATTKVELATEATKL; from the coding sequence ATGATTCCAGAAATTGGTAATTTTTCTTTAATACTCGCTCTCCTGCTGGCTACTTTGCAAGGAACATTGCCTATTATTGGCGCAGCACGGGGTATTCCTTCTTGGATAGCATTGGCGAGACCTGTGGTTCAGGGGCAATTTGTATTTGTACTGATTGCATTCTTTTGTTTGGCATATTCCTTTGTCAGTAGCGACTTCTCTGTGCTAAATGTAGCCAACAATTCGAATACAGAATTACCATTCCATTTTCGATTGGCAGCAACGTGGGGATCTCATGAAGGCTCTTTATTGTTATGGGTTTTAATGCTTGCCAGTTGGTCTGTTGCAGTCAGTGTCTTTAGTAAGCAGTTGCCAGATGATGTTGTTGCAAGAGTAATTGGGGTTTTAGGTCTTGTTAGTATCGGTTTTTTGGTATTTATGTTATTTACTTCAAATCCATTTGATCGTTTATTACCTGCTGCAATGGAAGGAAGTGATTTGAATCCTCTGTTGCAAGATTTTGGCATGGTGGTGCATCCGCCTATGCTCTATATGGGTTATGTGGGGTTTTCTGTTGCTTTTGCTTTCGCTATCGCCGCGTTATTGAGCGGGAAGCTGGATGCAACTTGGGCGCGCTGGTCACGTCCGTGGACGATTATTGCCTGGGTATTTTTGACAATTGGAATTATGCTCGGTAGCTGGTGGGCATATTATGAATTAGGCTGGGGAGGCTGGTGGTTCTGGGATCCGGTAGAGAACGCATCGTTTATGCCGTGGCTTGTCGGTACAGCTTTAGTTCATTCGCTGGCAGTTACTGAAAAACGTGGTAGTTTCAAAAGCTGGACAGTTTTATTGGCAATTAGCACATTCGCGCTGAGTTTGTTGGGAACATTTTTAGTGCGTTCAGGTGTTTTAACTTCTGTTCATGCATTTGCAACCGATCCTGCCCGGGGTGTATTTATTCTTGCTTTTCTTGTGATTGTGATTAGCTGTGCATTATTATTGTTTGCATGGCGTGCGCCAAAAGTTGGCTTAGGAGGCAGATTTGATTTGCTCTCGCGCGAATCGATGTTGCTCGCTAATAATATATTGTTGTTAGTCGCAGCGGCAAGTGTATTGTTGGGAACACTTTACCCATTGATCATTGATGCTCTTGGTTTGGGTAAATTATCGGTAGGCCCTCCATTCTTTGAAGCCGTTTTTGTGCCTATTATGACACCGGCGATTTTCTTGATCGGTATTGGACCTATTTCCCGTTGGAAGCAAATGAGTTTACCAGCCCTAGCTGTTCGTTTACGCTGGGCGTTTGGAATAAGTGTAGTTTCTGCCCTCATGACACCATTTTTTATGGGCGAATGGAAACCGATGGTTAGCTTTGGTTTGTTGCTTGCGTTCTGGATTATTGTGTGTGCATTTGTTAATTTAAAGCATCGTCTGAATAACTCTGGAAAAGGCAGTCTGTTTGCTAAACTGTCTAGGCAGTCAAGAAGCTATTACGGAATGCATTGTGCGCATATCGGAGTGGCGGTATTTATTATCGGTGTAACACTAGTAAACAGTTATGAAACTGAAAAAGATGTACGTATGGAAATTGGCAGTAAAGTAACGGTTGGTGGCTATATTTTTCAGTTTAATGGCACTAGTGATGTCGTTGGCCCAAACTATAAAGCTGTGAAAGGCGATATTTCTGTTTTCAAAGATGATCGATTTATTCGTACTTTATATCCGGAAAAACGTACTTATAATGCCTCGGGTATGGCAATGACTGAAGCGGCGATCGATACAGGTTTTTTTCGTGATCTTTATGTTGCCTTAGGAGAGCCGTTATCGAATGGTGCCTGGGTGGTTCGTGCTTACCATAAACCATTTGTGGATTGGATATGGTTTGGGTGTATATTGATGGCAATGGGAGGAATTACCTCAATTACCGATCGGCGTTATCGTCTCAAGGTTACTAAAAAGAAATCTGCTACCCCAAGCGATATTGAAATGGAAAAGCAAACAGAAGGCACCTCCGTGGCGGTTGCACCAGCAACAACTAAAGTTGAATTGGCTACGGAGGCCACAAAGTTATGA
- a CDS encoding zinc-binding dehydrogenase has translation MLTDQKMKAVYFNVGGSTEILYFGDIALSDHYNEGQVLVRIKAIGINPIDCKIRTHPERFPVTYPVIPGCDGAGIVEAVGAQVDNFKPGDEVYFSQPAFNNRQGTYAEYVKVDASLLALKPRSLSFEQAAAVPLVFITAWEALHDRAHIAQDHIVLIHAGAGGVGHAAIQLAKLAGAHVIATVSTEAKANFVKRLGADLVINYRSQDVIAEVLRWTNDNGVDIVFDTVGPEILQSCFRCVKPYGDVVTILQSAPDTDWSEARKRNVRFSLELMLTPILLELEDAKRHQGEILRQCAGLFDAHKLQVEIARTFTLRDAAAAQNFLEQNHPIGKLVLIVDS, from the coding sequence ATGCTAACAGATCAAAAAATGAAAGCAGTTTATTTTAATGTAGGCGGTTCAACGGAAATTTTGTATTTTGGAGATATCGCATTATCTGATCATTACAATGAAGGTCAAGTTTTAGTGCGCATCAAAGCGATCGGTATCAATCCGATTGACTGCAAAATTCGCACCCATCCGGAACGATTTCCAGTCACTTACCCAGTGATTCCGGGATGCGACGGAGCCGGTATTGTAGAAGCCGTAGGCGCGCAAGTTGATAATTTCAAACCGGGGGATGAAGTTTATTTTTCGCAACCCGCTTTTAACAATCGCCAAGGCACTTATGCCGAATATGTAAAGGTCGATGCCAGCTTACTCGCTTTAAAACCACGCTCGTTGTCCTTCGAGCAGGCGGCCGCAGTTCCACTGGTTTTTATTACCGCATGGGAAGCATTGCATGATCGGGCGCACATCGCTCAAGACCACATTGTATTGATCCACGCCGGTGCCGGCGGCGTTGGCCATGCCGCTATTCAACTGGCTAAGCTGGCCGGAGCTCACGTCATCGCTACAGTGAGTACTGAAGCAAAAGCAAATTTTGTAAAGCGCTTGGGCGCAGATCTGGTCATCAATTACCGCTCGCAGGATGTCATCGCAGAGGTATTGCGCTGGACAAACGATAACGGCGTCGATATTGTATTTGACACTGTGGGGCCGGAAATATTGCAAAGCTGTTTTCGCTGCGTCAAACCCTACGGGGATGTCGTAACCATTCTGCAATCCGCACCGGATACTGACTGGAGCGAGGCTCGCAAACGCAATGTCCGTTTCAGCCTTGAATTAATGCTGACGCCGATTTTACTCGAACTGGAAGACGCCAAACGTCATCAAGGCGAAATATTGCGACAATGCGCGGGATTATTTGATGCCCACAAACTACAGGTGGAAATTGCACGTACTTTCACACTAAGAGATGCTGCTGCAGCACAAAATTTTCTTGAACAAAATCATCCCATTGGAAAACTTGTATTGATAGTGGACTCATAA
- the ccmE gene encoding cytochrome c maturation protein CcmE has protein sequence MKPRHKKLAMIVSGVTALGVAAILVLNAFQSNLVFFFSPSQVIANEAPIGKSFRIGGLVTEGSVKRDDGSTTVHFSVTDTAETIPVVYTGILPDLFREGKGVVAQGKISAEGVFLADEVLAKHDENYMPPEAAEALEKAAKAQKASLVQ, from the coding sequence ATGAAACCACGTCATAAGAAGCTTGCAATGATAGTCTCTGGAGTTACTGCATTAGGAGTTGCTGCTATTTTGGTATTAAACGCTTTTCAAAGTAATCTGGTGTTTTTCTTTAGCCCATCTCAAGTTATCGCGAATGAAGCGCCAATTGGTAAAAGTTTTCGCATTGGTGGATTGGTTACAGAAGGCAGCGTTAAGCGTGATGATGGATCGACTACGGTACATTTTTCAGTGACAGATACGGCGGAAACAATCCCTGTTGTATACACGGGTATTCTGCCTGACTTGTTTCGAGAAGGTAAGGGTGTAGTTGCACAAGGAAAAATATCTGCTGAAGGTGTTTTTTTGGCTGATGAAGTTCTTGCCAAGCACGATGAAAATTATATGCCGCCTGAAGCTGCCGAAGCTCTAGAGAAAGCTGCTAAAGCACAGAAAGCATCTCTGGTACAGTAA
- the cobO gene encoding cob(I)yrinic acid a,c-diamide adenosyltransferase, with amino-acid sequence MIESDRAERYRTRMQRKKEVIDEAIARANREQGLLLILTGNGKGKSSSAFGMLARALGHDMRVGVAQFIKGRSDTGEEAFFRKQNDVIWHVLGEGFTWDTQNLQRDTETAQRGWIIVQEMLCDPSINLIVLDELTYPLKFGWLDLTAVLNDLKNRPTMQHVVITGRGAPDALCEIADTVTEMTDVKHAFRNGVQAQKGIDL; translated from the coding sequence GTGATTGAGTCTGACCGTGCGGAACGCTACCGTACACGTATGCAGCGTAAGAAAGAAGTCATTGATGAAGCAATTGCACGCGCGAATCGTGAACAAGGCTTACTTCTGATTCTTACGGGTAACGGCAAAGGTAAATCCAGTTCAGCCTTTGGCATGCTTGCGCGAGCACTTGGGCATGATATGCGTGTAGGGGTAGCGCAATTTATTAAAGGTCGTTCAGACACAGGCGAAGAAGCATTCTTCCGGAAACAAAACGATGTCATCTGGCATGTATTGGGAGAAGGTTTTACTTGGGATACGCAAAACCTTCAGAGAGATACCGAGACAGCGCAACGTGGCTGGATTATCGTGCAGGAAATGCTGTGTGATCCGTCGATAAATTTAATTGTGCTGGATGAATTGACTTATCCCCTCAAATTTGGCTGGCTGGATTTAACCGCTGTGTTAAACGATTTAAAAAATCGCCCAACTATGCAACATGTTGTCATTACCGGACGCGGCGCACCCGATGCGCTATGCGAAATAGCCGATACGGTCACTGAAATGACTGACGTTAAACATGCTTTTCGTAACGGTGTTCAGGCACAAAAGGGCATTGATCTATAA
- a CDS encoding cytochrome c-type biogenesis protein: MICQFGNVVRVIIFTLMLLLVSPLNVWAKEAIPVAEDPEIEKRMLALTVDLRCLVCQNESIADSRAEFSNDIRREIREQIKANKTDKEIVQFLVDRYGDFVLYNPPMKPTTILLWFGPVILFMIGSGSLVFYLRRRRLQIEDVALSPEQLNEAEALLNEDKKGKSV; encoded by the coding sequence ATGATATGTCAGTTCGGTAATGTAGTAAGAGTTATCATCTTTACTTTGATGTTACTCTTAGTTTCTCCACTTAACGTATGGGCAAAAGAAGCTATACCTGTCGCTGAAGATCCAGAGATTGAAAAAAGAATGTTGGCATTGACCGTAGATTTACGTTGCTTGGTTTGTCAAAATGAATCCATTGCAGACTCCAGAGCGGAATTTTCCAATGATATTCGTCGTGAAATTCGCGAACAGATAAAAGCCAACAAAACAGATAAAGAGATTGTGCAGTTTCTGGTTGATCGATACGGGGATTTTGTTCTCTATAATCCCCCTATGAAACCTACGACAATCCTTTTATGGTTTGGTCCGGTTATTTTGTTTATGATCGGATCAGGTTCGTTGGTTTTTTATTTAAGGCGTCGACGGTTACAAATAGAGGATGTAGCGCTTTCACCAGAGCAGCTTAATGAAGCGGAAGCATTACTAAATGAGGATAAAAAAGGTAAGAGCGTATGA
- a CDS encoding phosphoribosylaminoimidazolesuccinocarboxamide synthase, translated as MTQPSALFETTIKSLPFLHRGKVRDIYAVGEDKLLIVQTDRLSAFDVILPTAVPGKGKILTALSHFWFQKLAHVLPNHLTGIAPESVVAESEREQVRDRAFVIQRLKPLPIEAIVRGYVVGSGWKDYRQTGAICGIPLPSGLKLADKLPDGAIFTPSTKAPAGAHDENIALTEVEQQLGKALSEEVSAKATQLYTEAADYALQRGIIIADTKFEFGLDDTGELYLIDEVLTPDSSRFWPVNQYQPGQNPPSFDKQFVRDWLEKQDWNKKAPAPVLPDDILRQTVEKYREALRLLMG; from the coding sequence ATGACGCAACCATCCGCTTTATTTGAAACGACGATCAAAAGCTTGCCTTTTTTACATCGCGGCAAAGTCCGGGATATATATGCTGTCGGTGAAGATAAACTGCTAATCGTGCAAACTGACCGCTTATCCGCTTTCGACGTGATTCTGCCTACCGCTGTGCCTGGCAAAGGGAAGATTCTCACTGCGTTATCTCATTTCTGGTTTCAGAAACTTGCGCATGTCTTACCCAATCACCTGACTGGCATTGCGCCGGAATCGGTGGTGGCGGAAAGTGAACGTGAACAAGTACGCGACCGCGCATTTGTCATTCAACGTTTGAAGCCATTGCCAATCGAAGCCATCGTGCGCGGCTATGTAGTTGGTTCCGGCTGGAAGGATTATCGGCAAACCGGCGCTATTTGCGGTATTCCGCTGCCATCCGGCCTGAAACTTGCCGACAAACTGCCCGATGGTGCAATTTTCACGCCCTCCACCAAGGCCCCGGCCGGTGCGCATGATGAAAACATTGCTTTAACGGAAGTGGAACAGCAATTGGGCAAAGCACTCTCTGAAGAGGTCAGTGCAAAGGCCACCCAACTTTATACCGAGGCCGCCGATTATGCGCTGCAGCGCGGCATCATCATCGCCGATACCAAATTTGAATTCGGCCTGGATGATACCGGTGAATTATATCTGATCGATGAAGTATTAACGCCCGACTCGTCCCGCTTCTGGCCTGTTAACCAATACCAACCCGGCCAAAACCCGCCGAGCTTCGACAAACAGTTTGTGCGTGACTGGCTGGAAAAACAGGATTGGAATAAAAAAGCACCTGCGCCGGTATTGCCGGATGATATTTTGCGGCAGACGGTGGAGAAGTATCGGGAAGCGTTGCGGTTGTTGATGGGATAA
- a CDS encoding DsbE family thiol:disulfide interchange protein, with translation MMRYLMPLAIFMVLAVFLLVGLTLNPRQVPSPLIDKPAPKFQLNQLHEPEKIMSSDDNLGKVWMLNVWASWCVACRDEHPLLVQLANSGVIPIYGLNYKDERNTALQWLKRYGDPYAISIVDIDGKVGIDYGVYGVPETYVIDKKGIIRHKQIGPVTVDSLKKTILPLIKELQNQA, from the coding sequence ATGATGCGGTATTTGATGCCTCTAGCTATTTTCATGGTATTAGCAGTTTTTTTGCTGGTGGGATTGACATTGAATCCCCGGCAAGTGCCTTCACCGTTGATTGATAAACCGGCGCCAAAATTTCAACTCAATCAACTGCATGAACCAGAAAAGATAATGTCTTCAGATGATAATCTCGGCAAAGTCTGGATGCTCAACGTGTGGGCGTCTTGGTGTGTTGCATGTCGAGATGAGCATCCTTTGTTGGTGCAATTGGCAAATTCAGGGGTTATTCCAATTTATGGTCTCAATTACAAAGATGAACGTAATACAGCATTGCAATGGCTAAAACGCTATGGTGATCCTTATGCCATAAGCATTGTAGATATCGATGGAAAGGTTGGGATTGATTACGGCGTTTATGGTGTTCCGGAAACTTATGTAATCGATAAAAAAGGAATTATCAGACACAAGCAAATTGGACCGGTAACCGTAGATTCACTTAAAAAGACAATCCTTCCTTTAATTAAAGAATTACAGAATCAAGCATAA
- a CDS encoding YdcH family protein — protein sequence MIEKHDLHHEFPEYYDRIHELKTHDSHFARLFEEYHDLNREILRIEEGIENTTDEYLEELKKKRLLHKDKLYSMITNN from the coding sequence ATGATAGAAAAACACGATTTACACCACGAATTTCCTGAATATTACGATCGCATTCATGAACTAAAAACTCATGATAGTCATTTTGCTCGTCTGTTTGAGGAATACCATGACCTCAATCGCGAAATACTCAGGATTGAAGAAGGTATCGAGAACACCACTGACGAATACCTGGAAGAATTGAAAAAGAAGCGTTTGTTACATAAAGATAAGCTCTACAGCATGATTACCAATAATTAA